The sequence GACTTTATTATAGTAGATCGCCTCATCTCTGAAACCAACGCCTACGGAGCAACCCGCACCTACACTTACGACGCGGCAGGCAACCGCACAAGCATTACAGACCGAAATGGCAAAACCCGCCGCTTTACCTACGATCCCCTCAATCGCCTCACGGCTGAGACATGGGTAGGAACAGGACGTACCATCACTTCCACCTACGACGCGGCAGGGCAGTTAACCAATATTAGCGATCCTGAGGCAGCCTACGCCTACAACTACGACCTCGATGGGCGCTTGCTCTCAGTCAACAATGCTGGCACGGCGGGCAGTCCAGGTGTCCTGATGGCTTACGGTTACGACGCAGCAGGCAATGTCTTGTCCGCAGTGGACTCGATTAATGGCACATCCAGAGGCACGAATACATATATATACGATCCGCTCAACCGCGTGACCAGAATGCAGCAATCGGGCACGGGTGTCACCGACAAACGGGTGGACTATGCTTACAATGCGGTGGGACAATCCACCAATGTGAAGCGCTTCTCGGATTTAGCAGGAACGCAATCCGTCGCAGAGACCACCCATACTTACGACAGGCTCAATCGACTCTCCACAATTAATCACAGCAAAGGCGGCACACCATTAGCAGCCTACAACTACAGTTACGATGCCAACAGCCGGATTACGGGTGTGACCAACAGGGATGGCACGAGTGCTTACACGTACGACGACACCGACCAGCTTACGGGTGCGGACTATTCGTTCCAACCGGATGAGGCGTATACATATGATGCCAATGGCAACCGGACGAATGCGGGTTATCGCACGGGGTTGAATAATCGCTTGCTCAGCGATGGTAAGTTTAATTATGACTACGATGGCGAGGGTAATCGCATTAAACAGACAGATATCCTCACAGGTGCAGTGACCGATTATGTATGGGACTATCGAAATCGTTTGACTCAGATAACAGAGAAAAATGCGGCTGGCACCGTTATTAACCAAAGCAACCAGGTCTACGATCCCAACGATCTACGGATTAGTAGGACGGCGAATGGTGTACCTGAGCGCTTTGTCTATGGGCAAAATCAGAACATTGCTTTGGAATTCGATGGCAGCGGCGGCCTGACTAATCGTTACTTACATGGCAACAGTATTGATGCAATCCTGGCCGATGAAAGTAATGGCAGTACGCTGTGGACATTAACAGATCATCAAAATTCGGTACGCGATCTGGCTGATAACAGTGGCACAGTGAGGAATCATCTTGTCTACGATGCTTTTGGTGGGCTGACCAGTCAGAGCAATTCGAGTGTGACTACGCAGTTTGGCTATACAGGTAGGGAATTCGAGCCTGCGACGGGAGCGCCGGGATTGCAATACAATCGCAGGCGCTTCTACGCTCCCCCCAACGGCATGTTTATTTCCCCCGATCCGATTGGATTTGATGCAGGAGATACTAATTTATATCGCTATGTGTTCAATAACCCTATAGATGGAGCAGATCCTACCGGAGAAGCAGCTTGTGGTGGCGTCGGTGCTGGATCTGGAGTTGTTCGGAGCCAAAAGCGAACTATACAATATTACAGCGATCAGACTAAAAAAGTCAGAACAACAAATATAATTGAGGCAGTAATTGCCTCATATTACCAAAGACCATTTAGCACTCGTATCATCTCTGATGAGACTGAAGCAGAAATACAATATGATGCATTCAGACCTACTACACCCAGAGTAGAGGCATTCCTTAACCCTCCTGGATTTAGAGAATTAACAGATGCTAGAGGTCATATTATTGCTCATCGGTTTGGCGGGAGTGACACTGATTTAAATAACTTCTTTGCACAAGAATAGACCTCTTGCAGATTAGGTTGAGGTTGAGTTGCCAAAGAACCCCAAGATAGGAAAATATCAGGACATAGCAATAACGAAAAAGCGTCCTGATGATGAACTATATAATAGCGCAAACCCTACCTGCTGCACACTTTAAGCGTCGATTTGGTATCGAGACTAATACGTTCAAAGCAATTGTGAAAGTGCTTAAACCAGAGTGGCGAGCAACGCCAACACCTGGAGCCAAGCCTAAACTCGGACTAGAAGACCGCATATTGGTTGCCTTCGAGTATTGGCGGGAATATCGCACCTACTTTCACATCGCCACTAGTTGGGGCATCAGCGAGTCTACAGTTTGTCGAATAGTGCATTGGGTAGAGGAGACTTTAATCCGCTCACGTCGCTTTCGACTACCTGGGAAGCGCCAGTTGGTGCGGGGCTTTGGGATACCTACAGTCGCGATCGTTGATGTGACTGAAACTCGCATTGAGCGTCCTAAGCGGCACCAACGTGCCTTTTATAGCGGCAAACAGAAAGGGCACACGCTCAAATGTCAACTCATAATTGACGCTCTTACTGGGCAGATTATCTGTACGTTTTTCGGCAAGGGGCGACGGCATGATTTCAAGCTGTTCAAAGCTTCTGGCATCCATTTCCATCCTCAAACCGAGAGTTTGCAGGACAAGGGTTATCAAGGCATCCAGAAACTGCATCTCTACTGCCGCTTACCCCACAAGAAACCGAAAGGTGGTCAGCTTACGCCCGAGCAGAAAGCGTTCAACCGCCAACTTGCGCGCCAACGGGTTGGCATTGAGCATGTTAATCGCCGCTTGAAGATCTTCCGCATCTTATCTGGACGCTATCGCAATCGTCGTCACCGCTTTGGTTTGCGTTGCAATCTAATTGCTGGTCTCTACAATTTTGAACGCTCTCAAGGCTCCTCAGTTGGCTAATTTGCAAGAGGTCTAATCAGTTTCGCGAGGTGGTGGAATATTTTGATGGACGCATCATTGGGCTGACGGCTACACCCGCCAATTTCATCGATCGCAATACCTTGCAATTATTTCATTGCTTTGAGGGAATCCCAACGTTCAGCTATCCGCGCAGTCAAGCGATCGCTGAGGGGTATTTGGTTGATTTTAGTCTCTATCAAGCGCAAACACATTTTCAACGTAATGGTATTCGTGGGGCTGAGTTGAGTGAGGAGGAACGCAATGCGCTGATCGAGCAAGGAATCGATCCTGATGAAATCGACTACGAAGGTACGGAGTTAGAACGCACGGTAAGCAATCGCGATACGGTGCGAAGGCAATGGGTGGAAATTATGGACGTTTGCCTCAAAGACCAGTCAGGACAGTATCCTGCGAAAACGATTGTGTTTGGGCTAAGTCAAAAGCACGCTCTAAGGTTGGCGAGTGTGTTTGAGGAAATGTACCCGCAATTTCCGAGTATGGTGCAGGTAATTACCTCGGCGATGGAGCGCACAGATGACCTGATCAAGCGCTTTAAAAAGGAGGATATGCCGCGTATTGCGATTTCGGTGGATCTGCTCGATACGGGGATCGATGTGCCTGAAGTGATGAATCTGGTGTTTATGAAACCCGTGCAGTCGTGGATCAAGATGGAGCAGATGATCGGGCGAGGCACGCGCAGCCATGAAGCCTGTAGGGTTTTGGAGTGGTTACCAGATGGTCGCAAGGATGAGTTTTTGATTCTTGACTTTTGGGAAAATGACTTTGAAAAAGACCCCAAGGAGGAGATTGTTGCTCAAAATTTGCCAGTTACGGTCAAAATCTTTAATACACGCCTCAAACTGCTGGAGTTTTACCTAAATAGTCAGGACTCCCCAGATTGCCAGCAAGTTATTCGCGATCTGCGCTATCAAATTGGGCAAATCTCGCTTGAGACGTTTAGCATTCAGCAGGTGTTTTCCCAAGTTGAGGAGGCATGGACGGATAGTTTTTGGCGGTATTTAACCAAAAGTAAACTAGATTTCCTGCGTACGCAGGTCGCGCCGTTGCTGCGGTTTGTGGCTGGGGTAGATGTGGAGGCGGCGACGTTTACCAACAAGGTAGAACGGCTAAAGCATGAAATTTTGACCGATCGGGTGCGCGATGACACGGTGGAGGGGATCGCTGAAGATGTGAGCCGATTGCCGTCTTTTGTACTGGACGATCGCAATGTGCAAGCCTCTGTGAATACATGCCTGTCAGGTAGGCTGAGGAGGGCAACGCCTACAGAACTCAGTCAGGTCATTACCGATCTGGCCAACCAAATGAAAAATCGACGGGAAAAGCCTTCGTCATTTATCGAACTCGACCTTGCGGACAGGATTGCGGTGAATGGCTATATCACGCTAAGCGAAGGCGGCGAACAGGTTTATGTAGAGGAATATCGCCAGCGGGTAGAGGGCAAGGTGATGGAAATTTTTGAGACGCACCCCACGATCGTGGCGTTGCGTAATGGGGAAACTGTGACCGATTTGCAACTGGTTGCACTAGAGCGAGTTTTGCGGCAAGAGTTAGGTGGCAGTAATATGCAACTGACAGAGTCGAATATCCGCAAGGCGTTTAACCTCAAGGTGACGAGTTTGCTTGCCTTTTTGCGGGAGTTGCTGGAGTTTGAGATGTTGCCTGACTATAGGGACATTGTGGAGCGTAATTTTGAGCAATTTATCGCCCAACATCAGTACAATGCTAACCAGATCCGATTTTTACGGGCAGTGCAAAGTGTATTCTTACAAAAGCGACGGCTAGAGGTGGCGGACTTGTATGAGGAACCACTAGATAGTTTTGGGGAGGATGCAGTGGAACGTTGGTTTACTGAGGATGAGGTAAACGAGTTGATTAATTTTACTGAGCAATTAGCAGCTTGATAGAAACCAAAGTTAAGGAATAAAGCTATGTCAGAAAAGGCTAGAGTAACTCTTCTACATCCACCAAACTTATTTGGCAGTGAACGTTATTCTTTAACAGTTGAGATTGTTAACACGTCAGATAATCCATTGACTGATATTAACGTAAATGCAGTTCTAATTCCAGGGAAGAATCTAAGCTACCAAGAAGACAAAAAATTTAAAGAATCAACTAAATACGAACTTGAAATAAGTGAATTGCTTGAAGAAATTAACCTACAAGTTAATGAAGCCTATAAGATTTTAAATGCTCATATTGATGAAAAAAGCGCTAATGCTTCTACTAAAAATATAGGGAGAATCCAAACCCCTATTATTACAATGAATATTAAGCAGAGAGTAAATCAGGATAGTAACACCTCAAAGTTAAAAAGAATTCTTCGTTTTCTTAATTCTGAGCTTATTGTTGAAGAGTTAGATTTTTTACCTGTTTTTAAGTGGGAATCAGACTCATCATACTTGCGTAAGTTAGCGAGCAAGGAACCTATAATTCCAATATGGGCAAAAACAGCAACTAGGATAGAAGCATGGGAAGATTTGGAGAGCGTGCAAGAGCTTCTTATCAATCAACTCCCTGACGATTCTTTCTTGAAAAAATCTTTTTTTATAAATAAGCAGAAGCTCAAAGTACTTGAGGGAAATAGATTACCAAATCAAAGAGATGAAGACAACATATTTAGATCGGTAAAATTGTTCTCTGGACAGAGACTGATCAGAATTTTGTGTAAGCGGTCTAGAATCACAAAAACCAAGGAGACCGCAACATGTTAAGAGGCAAACAAGCAACTAATCGTACAGATGAACTACTAGACGAGTTGGTGTCAGAGTGCCATAGCCCCGAGGACATTCTAGGAGAATCGGGCTTACTGAAGCAACTGAGTCAACGACTAATCGAGCGAGCGCTCACGGGAGAGCTGAGCCATCACCTCAAATCAAGCACGCCTAAGGGAGAGGAAGCGGTAGAAGACGAAGTTGTGCGACGCAACAGCCGCAATGGCTACTCGCAGAAGACGGTGCAGTCGCAACAGGGCGAAATGGAGTTGTCGATACCGCGAGACCGTAACGGCGAGTTTGACCCCGTGCTGGTACCGAAACACCAAAGGCGAATAGCAGGACTCGATGAGAAAATCCTGGCTATGTATGCACGGGGATTAAGCACCCGAGACATTAGTGCTCAACTCGAAGAACTCTATGGTGCCAAGATCTCCGCCGCACTCATCAGTGAGGTCACTGATGCAGTTAGCGACGAGGTCAAGGCTTGGCAGTGCCGTCCCCTGGAACCTGTATATCCCATCATTTACCTCGATGCCCTCTACGTGAATATCAAGGTGTCGGGTCGGGTGAGCAAGCGAGCGGTCTATGTCGTCTTGGGTATTACGGTTGAGGGCAACAAAGAATTGCTTGGGCTGTGGATTGGGGAGGTGGAATCCGAAGGCGCTAAGTTCTGGCTCAAGGTGCTGACTGACCTCAAAAACCGTGGGGTCAAGGACATTCTGATTGCCTGTTGCGATGGCTTAGTGGGATTCCCCCAGGCGATTGAGGCTGTTTTCCCGCAAACCCAGGTGCAACTATGTATTGTGCATCTGATCCGCAACTGTTTGCGTCATGTGCCCTGGAAAGACGCTAAAGCTGTTGTGGCTGACCTCAAGCCCATTTATCATGCTGCCACTTTGGCAGAAGCCGAAGCTGCGCTTGAGGCTTTTGCCGCCAAGTGGGATCGCCTATACCCCGCGATTAGCCAAATCTGGCTGCGCCATTGGCAGAACATTATCCCCATCTTTGACTATCCCATGGACATCCGCAAAGTCATCTACACTACCAATGCCATTGAATCCCTCAATCGCTCCCTGCGCAAGGTGATTAAAACCAAGGCTGTCTTCCCCGATGAGGAATCTGTCTTCAAGCTCATGTTCTTGGCCATGCATAACATTGCCAAGCGTTGGACTCGCCCCCTTAAAGATTGGAAGGCAGCGTTGTCATATTTTGCTATCCTATTCCCAGGACGTTTAAATTACTGACCTTATTTCTCGCTTACACAAAAATCTGAGCACTCTCGAGGGACAAGAGGTAAGCTTTACTTTTTACTGTAAAGCACCAAATTTATTGTTTGAAAAACAGTATGACACTCAATTTGAAATCTCCTATATAGAAAATGAATCTAAAGTTATTGATAACCAAACAGTTGTTAATGAAATAACAGGGATTCAAAACCTGCGAAAAACATTAACCTTTTATCCATCTTCTTATGCTGTTCCTTTTGGAACATTTCTTGGTGGGCTGAGTGGGTTTCTTGTTAAATATTTTTTGTTGCCAAATGGTAACTCATCCGATTTCTCATTAAATAAATTTTGGCTTCCTTTGGTGGGTGCCATAGTATTAGCATTGATATTCGCTGCTCTTATCAGTAAACACGATGATACTAAGAAAAAGTTTATTACAGTTGAAGACTTTGCAGGTGGATTTTTTATTGGGGCGATCGCTGGATTATTTAGCGAGCAAATTATCGAATATTTGAGAACTTTAGTTCCTTCCAGTAAACCCAAATAGTCTTATTCTCTTTATTTAATGCTAACAAATTCGAAATTACGATCGCAGGTTGATGATATTTGGGATAGGCTTTGGTCGGCGGGGTTATCGCTGCCAACAGATTCGATCGAGCAATTTTCCTACTTGCTGTTTTTGAAGCGGCTGGATGATGAGGAAAACAAGCGCGAGAAACAGGC comes from Pseudanabaena sp. PCC 6802 and encodes:
- a CDS encoding RHS repeat-associated core domain-containing protein, whose translation is MRLDFIIVDRLISETNAYGATRTYTYDAAGNRTSITDRNGKTRRFTYDPLNRLTAETWVGTGRTITSTYDAAGQLTNISDPEAAYAYNYDLDGRLLSVNNAGTAGSPGVLMAYGYDAAGNVLSAVDSINGTSRGTNTYIYDPLNRVTRMQQSGTGVTDKRVDYAYNAVGQSTNVKRFSDLAGTQSVAETTHTYDRLNRLSTINHSKGGTPLAAYNYSYDANSRITGVTNRDGTSAYTYDDTDQLTGADYSFQPDEAYTYDANGNRTNAGYRTGLNNRLLSDGKFNYDYDGEGNRIKQTDILTGAVTDYVWDYRNRLTQITEKNAAGTVINQSNQVYDPNDLRISRTANGVPERFVYGQNQNIALEFDGSGGLTNRYLHGNSIDAILADESNGSTLWTLTDHQNSVRDLADNSGTVRNHLVYDAFGGLTSQSNSSVTTQFGYTGREFEPATGAPGLQYNRRRFYAPPNGMFISPDPIGFDAGDTNLYRYVFNNPIDGADPTGEAACGGVGAGSGVVRSQKRTIQYYSDQTKKVRTTNIIEAVIASYYQRPFSTRIISDETEAEIQYDAFRPTTPRVEAFLNPPGFRELTDARGHIIAHRFGGSDTDLNNFFAQE
- a CDS encoding IS256 family transposase, producing MLRGKQATNRTDELLDELVSECHSPEDILGESGLLKQLSQRLIERALTGELSHHLKSSTPKGEEAVEDEVVRRNSRNGYSQKTVQSQQGEMELSIPRDRNGEFDPVLVPKHQRRIAGLDEKILAMYARGLSTRDISAQLEELYGAKISAALISEVTDAVSDEVKAWQCRPLEPVYPIIYLDALYVNIKVSGRVSKRAVYVVLGITVEGNKELLGLWIGEVESEGAKFWLKVLTDLKNRGVKDILIACCDGLVGFPQAIEAVFPQTQVQLCIVHLIRNCLRHVPWKDAKAVVADLKPIYHAATLAEAEAALEAFAAKWDRLYPAISQIWLRHWQNIIPIFDYPMDIRKVIYTTNAIESLNRSLRKVIKTKAVFPDEESVFKLMFLAMHNIAKRWTRPLKDWKAALSYFAILFPGRLNY
- a CDS encoding IS5 family transposase gives rise to the protein MNYIIAQTLPAAHFKRRFGIETNTFKAIVKVLKPEWRATPTPGAKPKLGLEDRILVAFEYWREYRTYFHIATSWGISESTVCRIVHWVEETLIRSRRFRLPGKRQLVRGFGIPTVAIVDVTETRIERPKRHQRAFYSGKQKGHTLKCQLIIDALTGQIICTFFGKGRRHDFKLFKASGIHFHPQTESLQDKGYQGIQKLHLYCRLPHKKPKGGQLTPEQKAFNRQLARQRVGIEHVNRRLKIFRILSGRYRNRRHRFGLRCNLIAGLYNFERSQGSSVG
- a CDS encoding type I restriction-modification enzyme R subunit C-terminal domain-containing protein; the protein is MEYFDGRIIGLTATPANFIDRNTLQLFHCFEGIPTFSYPRSQAIAEGYLVDFSLYQAQTHFQRNGIRGAELSEEERNALIEQGIDPDEIDYEGTELERTVSNRDTVRRQWVEIMDVCLKDQSGQYPAKTIVFGLSQKHALRLASVFEEMYPQFPSMVQVITSAMERTDDLIKRFKKEDMPRIAISVDLLDTGIDVPEVMNLVFMKPVQSWIKMEQMIGRGTRSHEACRVLEWLPDGRKDEFLILDFWENDFEKDPKEEIVAQNLPVTVKIFNTRLKLLEFYLNSQDSPDCQQVIRDLRYQIGQISLETFSIQQVFSQVEEAWTDSFWRYLTKSKLDFLRTQVAPLLRFVAGVDVEAATFTNKVERLKHEILTDRVRDDTVEGIAEDVSRLPSFVLDDRNVQASVNTCLSGRLRRATPTELSQVITDLANQMKNRREKPSSFIELDLADRIAVNGYITLSEGGEQVYVEEYRQRVEGKVMEIFETHPTIVALRNGETVTDLQLVALERVLRQELGGSNMQLTESNIRKAFNLKVTSLLAFLRELLEFEMLPDYRDIVERNFEQFIAQHQYNANQIRFLRAVQSVFLQKRRLEVADLYEEPLDSFGEDAVERWFTEDEVNELINFTEQLAA